The nucleotide window ggtgggcagggccatgtcaaagggtgtgtttagaggtgggggccagtgattttttttttttttttttttttttttttttttttgtggtacgcgggcctcacaccgccacggcctctcccgttgcggagcacaggctccggacgcgcaggcccagcggccatggctcacgggcccagccgctccgcggcacgcgggatcctcccaaaccggggcgcgaacccggcccccctgcatcggcaggcggacgcgcaaccaccgcgccaccagggaagggccAGTGATTTttgaaaggacttccctggcgggcctCGCTTATAAGCAGAGGTGaaggggcccagagaggttgaatgTTGCCCGAGGACATACACCTCAGTGGGGATTCAtcccccagcccagctcctccAAGTGCCTGGTGTTCTAACTCCAAGCAGGGAGAAAAATCCTTCTTGGGCATTAAGGGACTAGTTCTGTGAGAGCCTTCACCCCCATCCTCCATGGGAGTCTGGGTTCTACTCCTTCAGGCAACTGGGAGCCACTTATAGCCTCCCAGAGGCCCTAGAAAGGATCCCACAGCCTCCTGGAGCGGCCCGctctctgcctgccttcctcGGGCGGTGGGGGTGGTCCCATGTCCTCTCCTTTGGGATCCTGGGGACACAGTCGCTGAGAGTCCCAGCTCTAGCCCTGGCAGCTGTGTGAGGACCACAGCAAGTGTGCTGTCTCTGCTTCTTCCTCAGGCAAGCCTCTCTCCTCTTGGTGCCACTTCCTTGCTGAAAGCTAAGGTGGGTGAGGAGGAATAACCTCTAACTCAGGTCCTCAAAGCTCCCTCGTCCTAACACTTGACTAACACTGATGTCTCCCATTTCTCCCTTGGGGATATGTTTGGTCCCAGCAGCCTGAGGTGGGTGGGCATGGAGGAGACTCTGCGATGTGATTTGAGGAACCCCCCGGCCTTTCTGGATTGAGCACTGGGGCTCTGCGGGCTGGGAAGACTGGGGTGTCCATAGGCCTCTCGGGGCTTTTCTTGGACacttatgtcttcttttttcttttttttctgccgcactgcgtggcatgagggatcttagttcccgggaGCCTGGGCAGGGACCCTCTTCTGTCTTTGTATCCCCTTTGGCCAGCACAGGATCTCCACCGAGCAGACAGTCTGCCAGCGTATGACAAAAGATCAGGCTGCCTGCCCCCTGCCACCCCAGGCTGTCACCTGTGCCCCTACACCCTGGACCTGCCAGGAGGCACCAAGGCCGTGGGCCGGGAGGGTGGGACTGGAACAGGCCTGGGCACCCTCTCCACAGCCTCTTGCCCAATGCCTCCGCCCTCACCACCGCacagcctgggccctggggcctTGGCTTACCACAGGGGGCTGGGACCAGCCCCAGAACAGAGCCCCATTGACGGCAGCCACTAAGGCTGGGTGGGAGGAGACCAGCCAGCCACTGGGTGGTGGCGGTGGCCATGGCAACCCCTATCATCCTGTTCCAAGTCAGGAGCGCCCCAGGGGGGAGAAGGAGGTGACATCCTGCCCCAGACGGTCTCGGCTCAGCCCCAGCTCTGGAGCTCAGGCGATAACTGggagcagcccctccctcccgccaTGGGAGAGGAGACTCCCCTGACCCACAGGGCCCCTGCCTCCTTTCCAGGGGCGATGGGGCAGGAGTGTCTGTGGAGCCCAGGAGCCGGGAAAAGATAGAAAAGCCATCAGTGTGGCCCAGCAGCTCACCGCACTCTTTCCCAGCTCTCCCGGCCTGCGCTCCAGCCCTGCTGCAGCCATGAGGTTCTCCGTGTCTCAGCAGACGTCCTCCACCAAAGGGGCCTTCAGCTCTAACTCTGCCAGCGGAGGGGGCGGCTCCCGGGCCCCCAGCAGCATCAGCTGGGTTACCGTGTCCCGGAATGGTGGCAGCGGTGGGagagcctgctgtggccccagcACGGGCGGCTTTCGCAGCCGGAGCCTCTATAACTTGGGGGCCAGCAAGAGCATCTCGGTCAGCATGGCTGGAGGGGCCTCATCTGGACAGGCCCGGGGAGGCTTCGGCCTCGGTGGTGGGGCCTATATGGGCCTGGGGGCTGCCAGGCAGACGTTCGGGCCCTCCTGTCCTCCTGGAGGCATCCAGAAGGTCACTGTCAGCCAGAGCCTGCTGACCTGCCTCAATGTGGAGATCGACCCAGAGATCCAGCGGGTGCGCACCCAGCGGCGGGAGCAGATCAAGAGCCTGAACAACAAGTTTGCCTCCTTCATCGACAAGGTGGGCCGAggtggaaggaggcagggaggggccatGGAGTGCAAGCCAGGCCCCTAAGAGAGGGTGGGCTGGGCGGAGGCTGGTGCAGCCCACGTGCACTGGGCCCGGAGTGGATGGAATGAACTTTGGAGCCCTTCTGGCCTGAGTGTGGGACGCCTGGACCCAAATGGCTGGACCGCCTTTACTGTAGTTGATGGTGAATCTCGAGTCCACTCACGAGGCCTGTTGGCCCAGCCTAGCTTGACCGTGTTGCAGTCTTTCTTAGAGTCGTCATTAATGGGGTTACACAGCAGCCTTGTCGCCCAATTAAACAGTGGATTGTCCTCATTGCTCTTCTTAGTGGGGTGGCCCTTACTGCCTCTTGTTTTATAGCTGGGAAAACTGGCTCAAGTGTCAGGTCTCCAAGGAACCCCATCTGTTGCCTGTTCTCTTAGTTTTGCAGGAGGTCTAAGGACAAAGATGTGATCAGGACACAATGGTGGGGAGGCCTAGGGGAAgtctccttttcccttctccaATTCTTCCTCGCCGTTCCAACCAAGGAGCTCAGTTTGGGGTGACAATGAGCATGGTGGTCACCAGGTCACCAGGTCACCATGACCCGGGCATATGCAGTTTGATCTGTCCCAGATCGGGAGTGTCCTGACTCCTCCTCTGGCCCTCAGGCCAACTAGGGAAGCTCTTGTAGTAATCTCTGGCATTTCCAGGTCCACTTTGCTGCATTGTCTACCTCTACCCCGAGGCCCCCGAGGCAGTGGGACCATGATGGGGAGAAACCTGGTGGATGACCATACCTTGGTTCAGTGATTTGTGGGTTCCCAAAGGATATTCATATCCCCTTTCTCATATGATACCCACAGTGTCTCATGAGAAATCAGTCTAGGTGACagcatgttcctttttttttttttttaaggattatttatttatttatttacttatttttggctgcatcgggtcttggttgcggcatgcgggcttctctctagttgtggcgtgcgggttttttttttctctctctagttgtggcgcgtgggcttagctgccctgcggcatgtgggatcttagttccttgaccagggatcgaacctgcatcccctgcattggaaggcaaattctctaccactggaccgccagggaagtcccgtgtgtccatttttaagaagagaaaattgaggtcTGGAGAGGTTGAGTGATTTGTACCAGGATCATACAGGTACTTGGAGGCAGAGGTAGGCCTGGGACTCAAGTTCATGGCCTGAAGAGGTCTTTTTGTCACTGCTGCGTAGTGCACTGGAGCCATGTGACTGTGGGCCTGGGGTGCTGTGGAGGTGGGATCTGGAGAGATCTGATGGCAAAGGGTGAGGCAAGCTTTTCCGCCCACCTCCTCACCTTCTCCCTTAgtgacttttgtttcttttgtgggACTGTCCCAGGGGTCAAACAAGCAAAACCTTCTCAGACTCTCAGAACCATGGTCTGGGAGCTGGGGCCTGACAGGTTGTCCGTGTCTGGTATCCTGGAACCCTGGCTGGGCAGAGAACCCCCCTGGCGGCCCATTAAGTTCACGTCATGAGCACCCTTCTGGGTCTGTAGAAATAGGGCTGGAcgtccatattttaaaaattaaaaaaatgtcaaatttacagaaaagttgcaataaTGGTACAACATATTCCTATATTTCCTTTCACCCAGATTCACCAGATTTTAGcattttgtcacatttgctttctttctctctctttctctctgtatgtTTATTGGTATATATCCATATGTACCTATATATACAAGTATACTATATATGCATCTGCAttaaaaaatttgattttgaTGCAGAATTAGGGTTCAGAAACATTGATCTAGTTTGATTTACCCAGGACAAGTGAGAAAGGGAGACCCAGGAAGAAGTGACTTGACTTCTTCCTGGGTCAGGAAGTAAATGACTGACTgagctgggctttttttttttttttttttttaattaattaatttattttggccacgttgggtctttgttgctgcgcgtggactttttctagttgctgtgagtgggggcttctcattgcggtggcttctcttgttgtggagcacgggctttaggcgtgcgggcttcaggagttgtggctcgcgggctctagagcgcaggctcagtagttgtggtgcacgggcttagttgctccgcggcgtgtgggatcttctcagaccagggctcgaacccatgtcccctgcattggcaggcggattcttaaccacggcgccaccagggaagtcccggagcTGGGCTTTTATGTTTATTAACTCTTTAGAGTCCTTGTCATTGGATCGGACTGTCTTTTCCAGCAAAGATTGTTCCCTCAGGAACTCCTCCCCACAGCAAGACATAGGCCCTGCACTGCCCTGTGGTGTCCTGGTCAAGACAGATGGTGACGATGGGCCGGGTCCTTGGTCCCTCCTGGGGCTGGGGATGGCGCCAGCCACCCTTCTTGCTCTGGCTCAGGTGCAGCTCCTGGAGCAGGAGAACAAGGTGCTGGAGACCAAGTGGGCGCTGCTGTAGGAGCAGGGCCAGAAATTGGGCATCACCTGGAACAATCTGGAGCCCCTCTTTGAGTACTTCATCAACAACCTATGGGGGAAGCTGGACAACCTCCAGAGTGAGCAGAGGAGGCTGGACTCAGAGCTGAAGAACGTGCAGGATCTCGCTGAGGACTTCAAGAGCAAGTGAGGAGGGCTGGACAGGCTGGGGCcatgtggggatggggaggggccagCGTGGGAAATCTCCCCAGAGAGGGCCACCCTATTCTTGGGTCCAGGAACCCAGCTGGGGGAGTGTCCAGACAGAGCTGCTTCCCTCGGGGGCTCAGGTCCTGGACCCATTGCCTCCTGGAGGATTGTCACACTGTGTAATGTtgtaagataaaaaaaattataaggtagGGAGAAAAGTGTAATGAACATTTATGTTCTCATTACCCAGCTTTAAAAATTGTCTACTCATAGCCAATTTTACTTTGTCTACACCCCTACTCACTCgcttttcctcttcccttattGTCTTGAAGCAAATCTCAGCCATCATGTCATTTCATTCACAACTATTTTTACTGGATATATTCATATAGTTCATCTGCATAATGTGACTTaataacacacaaacacaatgcCCTAAGAGCAcctaaatcttttaaaacaataatcCTCAGTATCACCAACTATCCAATCAACAAGTGAACTCCCGATTGTTCCATAAatgtcataaattttaaaattacagcttGTTTGAATCAAGATGCAAATAAGGTTCACATATTTTGAGTGGTTGATCTGTATATTTATGAGTTTAAGGTATAAACTTTCATAACTTTTCCCATTGCTCGACACTGGCAATTTCTAAACCTTAAAGTCTCTGCAAAAGCAGTTGGAGAGAAGTTGGTGTTTTCAGTGACATCCTGTTGTAGAAAGTGAATGCAGAGGTTAATCATTGTTGACACATCTTCAACCGGTTCCCATAAAGCCTCCTAAGGGCTCTGATCCAAAGAGATGGCTGCTCTCAATTGCCATATGATTGCACAAATACTGTGCTCATTTcctcagaggaggtgggaggaatgTTTAAAGACTGTATCCCTGTTTCTTCATTGGTTGGCTGCATTACAGAACTGCTCCCCAAAGGTGTTCTTGGCCATTGTGGGACCCATCAGAGCTTCCTTAAAGCCAACTGGGTTCAATGTCTTAAAGGGCAGAACTGGGCGGAGCCTGGGCTGAGTCTTCCCTGTGTAACAGGTATGAGGATGAAAGCAACAAGCGCACTGCCGCAGAGAACGAGTTTGTGGTGCTCAAGAAGCAGGGAGTGGGGGCAGGTGGTCTTCGGCTGCCAGGGTGCTGGGCTGACTCGGAGAGAGGCGAGGGCCCTGGGGGCCGAGCCAACCGCCCTGCTCTCTCTCTCGCCCCCAGGATGTGGATGCTGCATACATGGGCCAAATGGATCTGCATGGCATGATAGACATCCTGATAGAGGAGACGGAGCTCTTGAGGCATCTTTATGAAGAAGTAAGACAGCCAGTGGACAGAGATACTTCCATTCACATACAGCTTTGGGGATTCCCCCTGGAAGTCTGATCAGAATTCACTAGTGCAACTTAATTGATAGAATATAGCACCTGGACCTTTAATCAATACTCGCTTCCATTTTTATGTGCTTATGATGGGCCAGGAACTGAGCTAAGCTTTTTACataatcctctcaacaactccATAATACAGG belongs to Physeter macrocephalus isolate SW-GA unplaced genomic scaffold, ASM283717v5 random_377, whole genome shotgun sequence and includes:
- the LOC102985803 gene encoding LOW QUALITY PROTEIN: keratin, type II cytoskeletal 79 (The sequence of the model RefSeq protein was modified relative to this genomic sequence to represent the inferred CDS: substituted 1 base at 1 genomic stop codon); its protein translation is MRFSVSQQTSSTKGAFSSNSASGGGGSRAPSSISWVTVSRNGGSGGRACCGPSTGGFRSRSLYNLGASKSISVSMAGGASSGQARGGFGLGGGAYMGLGAARQTFGPSCPPGGIQKVTVSQSLLTCLNVEIDPEIQRVRTQRREQIKSLNNKFASFIDKVQLLEQENKVLETKWALLXEQGQKLGITWNNLEPLFEYFINNLWGKLDNLQSEQRRLDSELKNVQDLAEDFKSKYEDESNKRTAAENEFVVLKKQGDVDAAYMGQMDLHGMIDILIEETELLRHLYEEVRQPVDRDTSIHIQLWGFPLEV